Sequence from the Helianthus annuus cultivar XRQ/B chromosome 13, HanXRQr2.0-SUNRISE, whole genome shotgun sequence genome:
GAAGGTAGTTGCATTATCTTCAACCGAAGCTGAGTACATGGCCCTCTCTCTAGCTGGGTGTCAAGCTTTATGGATTAAAGGAATTCTCAATGATCTGCTGGGCAAGAAAGAGTATCCTATTCCTATATTTTGTGATAACAAATCAACCATATGTCTTGCTAAAGACCCGGTATATCATGGTAAAAGCAAACACATAAGAGTCAAATATCACTTCATTAGAGATCTAATAAAGAAAGGAGAAGTTGAAGTATTGTTCTGCACTACAAAAGAACAATTGGCAGACATCATGACGAAAGCTCTCCAGCCCAAGGACTTCACTCGAATAAAAGAATTGCTGCATATGAATCTGATATGATCAAGCTTACGGGAGGGTGTTAGACAAATAATTATAAGGCTAGATCATATTTATATAgttatttatatttatctatctatttattcttataaaatggcagtTATTGCCgtgatatgtatatgtatatatattcatTATTTGTAACCGGATGAGGCACCAATTCATTTTATGAACACAAGATCGTTTCGatattcaaaaccctaaattcagAAATCCAACAATGGCTGTGTGTAGATTTGTATGTTGCATCATACGTACCATGCATGCAGATTGCTTTTGGAAATGGTCACTTAATCCGTTAATTGGACTATATCTATGTGATTCATTTGGATATTTTAGGCTGCTAATGTTCACTTTTAAAGTAGTTTAAAAAGTAGGTATGTtctgatttttttattttctacatCAGTTAGTTGTTAGCTGTTATTCAGACAAACCCTATAGGTTCTTTTATATCCATATTTCATTTTATTAGATTAGATTACTTTTTGctatttgttttattaatataCAACACCTTAATTATTTTACATGGCCACTCACTCTCTGTTCGATTAGGTTAAACTGGGAGTTGTGTGTGTGTATAGGGATCCCACGGTCAAGTCATCAGTGAACATCGGATTGAAAACAGGGTACTCTGTTTTGGTCACCGGAGCAGCCGATTTCGTCGGAATCCACATCAGCGCCGCCTTGAGATGCCGTGGTGACTACGTTTTAGGGTTACACAATTTTAACAGTTATTACGATCCTACCCTCAAAAGGGCTCGTCAACATGTGTGGAAAAAAAGTGGGATTTTCATTGTGGAAGGGGACATAAAGGACACCGGTTTGCTGAACAAACTCTTTGAGGTAGTTCATTTTACTCATGTCATTTATTTAGCTGCTCAAGCTGGTGTTAGATATACAATGAAGAAACCCAAAATCTTATACTCATAGTAATATTGCAGGTTTTATTATTGTTCTTGAAGTATGCAAAAATGCAAATCCACAGCCTGCAATTGTTTGGGTATCTTCTAGTTCTGTTTATGGGTTGAATACAGAAGTACCCTTTTCTGAAAAAGATTTCGGAAAAAGATCGAACTGATCCTATACGCTGCAACGAAGAAAGTGGGTGAAGAAATCGCTCATACGTATAATCATATTTATGGGTTGTCTTTGACGGGTTTCAGGTTCTTTACGGTTTATGGACCATGGGGTAGACCCGATATGGCTTATTTTTTCTTTAGTAAAGATATCTTGAAACAAAAATCGATTCCCATTTTTGAGTCTAGTAATCATGGGACTGTTGCGCGTGATTTTACTTTTATTGATGATGTTGTAAAGGGTTGTTTAGGTGCTTTAGACGCCACTGAAAAGAGTATAGGAAGTGGTGGGAAGAAAAAAAGGGGTGGCTCAgtttaggatttttaatttaggGAATACTTCGCCTGTGCTGTTAGTTTAAGTGTTGTGATGTTACTTGTTTAGTTTCTTGATTGAAGGTTGACTTGTGTGTAtgtgtttttttcttttctttttattataaATTTCTTGATATGAGTTTGGTTTTTGTGATCTCATGATACATTTTTACATTCAGCATGACTTTATGATATCCTTTGTTTTGTTACCTCTTTACTAATCTTTCTTTTTATTGTAATTTGTCAACTGAAGTTGCTAGTATAGGGTTATCAAACATTCGTGTCGTAATAGTAGCTGTGCATTCTTGCCATCTAAATCGCAATCACCAGTTGTTACATAAATCTATTAACAACCTAGGTCAATAGTTGTGTAAACTTTACGGGTCATGTCTACTTCATTTATCCATTATTTATAAGATATTGCAACTGCATGAATACCTTCCAAGTTACTACCAAGGGAATTAGATCTTTCAAGGATACAATGTTGTTGGGAGATTAAATTTGTGTGCATCACAATCAAGCTAAAACTTAGCTAATACCCTACATTCAATGTGAGTTAGTTTGCAGCGGGATATTAGTTAATCAATGTGTAAGGTATCACTGTTTCATCGTTGATTCACAATATGCGCAAAACAATAAACAAGAGTAGAAGAAAAATTGCTATAAGCACAAGGCATTAATCAAAATCGATTGTTTCAATACATCATGCAAAACTAGTTATAAATTAAAATTGAATTTACATATGGTTTTCTAGCTAACGCTCTAGCTAAGAAGAGGGTGACATGCAAATTTTCTCTGAATTTGCACACATTAAACTATGGGTCAAGTGATAATAATATCAATGCAGACTCGTGTATCTATATTCTTGTTGAGACGTACGGAATTGACAAGTGACAATTATGTATAACATCCTCTCAACAGATTGTCTTCGTCAAATGATAGGCTAACATGTGGCATCTCTTCTTCATTAGCAAGACTTCATCAATCTTCACTAGAGGTAATTCGCTTCGGTGGTAAGTTCCCTTAATCTTCATCAGATGGTAACTTGACAATTGACATCATAGGCTAGTTCCATAATCCTCATTAGTGGTAACTTGTCGTCAGAGGTAATCTCCATTGATTCTTCATCAATTATAAGTTCCTTGAAACTAACAACCTAAAAAACAACGAATAATATCTAGTTAAAAAAATCCAGCCGTTTTTTTACAACCAAGCGAAATTAATTAAAAATGCTTAATTGGGGAAAACATTGACTTCAAAATCGGAGCTCTAGATGACGAAATTGGGTCCCTAAGAGTTGGGAAAACTCACCTATAGCATTTGTCCACGCGTGTGGCTTGTTGAGACATTTGTCCATTACTTGTCCTCGTATAACTTCAAATTGTCTAGTTGCACCAAATACGAGTCTGCAGTCTGATAGATCATGGATTAGCTCCGTCTCCCTATCacttgataataataataataattattattattattttttacatAAATTTAGACAAAAACTTCATTGGATTGATCCAATCCAATCCATTTTGAACGACTCCAACAACTACTAGTAACCATGTTGATTAGTCAAAGGCTTGGTTAAGTTAAAGAATGAGAAATTGCTAAATATTTGAGTTGCATACCACTGAGATGCAGGATAGACTCGCGAGAGTTTTGTTCCAAATTACATGAAGCTACTTATCATTTCTAGGCTTTCTTCACTCGCACTGTTTGCAAAATCTTTAACACCTGTGACTTAATTTGTTTCTCATGTTTGTTGCTTCTTTGATTTCTTATTGAACCATATCTTGAATCTCAGGATGTTTGCAGTAAATGAACCAAATTATGGCAATAGATGTAGCCAGCCTCCTTTCCACCAATTATGAAGTATTTTAGATGTGTGTTGTTGATTTGCAGAATATCTtctttcttcaactgcaattaaAAAACTTCAAGGGTCAAACAATACACTTTGATATGGATCCTGTTGCATTTCTTTTCAAATTCAATATACCAAGAATGTTATAGAAACAACCTTTTCCATTGAAGATGATGTGGATCCTGTTGCATTTCTGTGCCAGCTATAAAAAACTATTCTCAAAACATCATAGTAATCAATTTTGAAGTCAATTTTAATTTGTTTGACCTCAAGAATCAATCTGTAATCATAGTTAAAACATTAATTGGCCATAAGGTCAAAAGAAAATTAAAATGTTTATACCAGAGTCCAACACTCCAACCCGCCTCAGTTTAACCCTACTAAAAAGTCAACAATATTATTAACCCGAACTTGTTTTAACTCGTTATCCAACCCACCCATCATTTTATGGGAAAAAAGTATAAGCTTACCAGAAATGATCTTGTCCATCATCAAGCACTTTGACCCTTTCCTTTAACTTAGCCACTGGTCCAATATTTGACAATTTCTTAACACCTTCACTTTGAATATTGAATCCATTTGATTTTCATGAATAAATCCTGTGTTATATCATGAATACTAATAATCAAAACCAGTATGTTATATTATGGGGTAGTCAAATGTTGTTGACTTAAAAGGAACTTACACTTATGTCGTCGACACTTTGTCTGTTATTGGCTGATTCAGTAATTATACGCGCGAGTTTTACTGCACTTTACTCTAGATACTTTCCTTGAAAAATCACACCTTGAGACTTTTCTCTGTTCTTGAATCTGACCTGGTCAACTGTGAATGTTACATCACCCAGAAGATCCTTTAGGATATGTTCCTGCAAAAGTTTAGTTGTAATATATAAGTTATTCACAGACTTCATATCAAGTATTAATACAATTAATCAAATCAAATGCAGATCTAAACCCTAATTTGTATCTTCCAACTTCAGAATCGGATTCAACTTTGTAATCGAGACTCGAAGTAAATTCAATCAAATTTCATTATCTATTACTATAACACTTCAATAATTCCACAAACCACACCAAAACCCTAACTAAAGTCAACTCACATCCAAAAAACAAAATTAACCGTGCTATCACATAAATCAACTGATTAACAACTTAAAATCGCACTCTATCAACCTACAAAAGCAAGATCAACAAAAATCACAAACAAAACAACAACaccaataataataattcattggCAAGTTTAACTCAGGAAAGTCAAAATTAGTAGACATTGTGAAATGAGTTCCAACGTATGATGCAGCTACATATAAATTAATGTCATCATTAAAATTCAATTTTAGGTTTTGAGCAACAAATCCTATTCCACCAAAAAAACACGCACATGTCTGAGAATACCAGTTTATCAAATGTAAATCAGAGGGTATTTAATAAACAAGTACCTCCACTCTATTTGGATTTTGGGGATATGAGAGATGAGTGGCCAGTAGTGGGAGCCTCTTCCTTCACACCTTTCTTTCAATTTTGGGCATCCATAAAGTATTGTCAAACTCAAAAGTGAAGGTAACAGCGTCTCTGGTAGATCGTTCACCTTTGGACATCTGCTAATGGTGAGATGTTGAAGGGATGTGAGGTGTTGGAGTCCCCTTGAAACTGATTCCAGATTATGAAATTCGTATATGTCCAGAGATGTAAGAGAAGAAGGGAAAAAGTGGGACAATTGACTAAAATTCCTCACATCAGGTTCACCCCGTAACTCTAGTTTAACAAGGGAAGCTGGGAAATTCTGATAGCCCCATTCTGAGATGGGCTTTTTCAACCCCCCTATCTTAAGGGAACACAAATTGGGAGGCCAAAGCCCACGAGGAAAGGAAGCATCCATCATTGGACAATATCTGATATCCATCTCTTTTAACATGGTGAGTTTTGATAGCTGAAGGTCAGGAAATGACTCCAGATTTTCACAATCTGTTGTGCTCCAACTGATTAGATTTGGTAGCTGCAGGTCACCAAATGCCTTCATGTTTTTACAACCTTCTATCCCCAGATCTGTGAGATTTGGCAGATGGAGGTTAGGAAATGTCTCTATGCTTTCACACCAAGCTATTCTCAACCTGGTGAGGTTTGATAGCTCAAGGTCAGAAAATGACTCTATGCTTTTATAATAAATTATATTCAATGAGGTGAGAGTTGATAGCTGATGAAGATCAGAAAATAACTCCATGTTTTGACATTCACTTATTGACAAAGAGGTGAGGTGAGTGGAGTTACTCAATTGATTTATTGATTTTAGATTTCCACAATCCCATATATATAGTGACTTGAGATTCTGCCCTCCTccacctgttgttgttgttgctcttGGGAAGGAGACATCTCTAACTGAACTACGCTGGATCACCAAACTCTCAATGCTATTTGGACAACACAAACGCTCCATACTTTTACATGACTCTATATACAACATCCTAAGAGATGATAATATGAGGTTGCTCCCAATGTTATCCTCATCCTCCTCTTTCTCTCCTAAACTCACCAAATTTTTACAATAACTTACCTTCAATTCCTTTAAATTTACAAGAACTTTACTTGCCTCTGCATCTGATTCCCATAGGTATCTTATCTCATGACAAATTTGTATGCATAGCTCTTCAACCGCCCCAAAATTCACTGTGACACCTCTCCATACCTCATTCGTAAGCCCTAAAATTGATCCTATTTCCAGTTTAGTGGTAGATGAAGCTGCTTTAACCAGACTTCTCAGCACACTTTCACCACATCTCTCTATCCTCAAAACTCTTAGTGAAGGTAATGCTTCAAGTGAGACATCACTCAAATTGGGACAATTTCTTATTTGAAGCTCTCGAAGGCATGGAAACATTACCTTGCTATTGGTTGACCAAACCTCCCAACTAGACATATCTACaaaccttagaatttcaagtgaaGGGAAGGTAACATCAGTACTCCTACTTAACTCCAAACTTATGACTTTAACATCATCCATTCCTTGAATCAACAACTCCTTAAGTGAAGGTAACTGCCCAAGCGGCGGTAGAGATGTACATTTTCTACAACCCTTTAGTGACACATGAACCAATTGATGAAAAGTGGGATCCCCGACCCAACCTGGAAACTCTACTCCCCCGTAGTACTTAACTTCAAAATGTTTCAACGTATCAGTGTGTGGCTTGAGCTCAGCAAGAACCTCCTTCTCAAGTGATCCTCTCTGTGAATCATTACCCCATTTCATCTTTAACTTAGTAAGCCTTTTTTGAGATAGGTTTGCCTCCCTTGCATGCATTGGGATTTGCACTTTGTGCAATCCTTCAACGGAAAGTTCCCCACGTAAATTCTCTAATCCCTTAAGCTTGGTTATTGCAAAGTCACCGTCACCTCCAATGATGACCTTGGGGAGAGTTTGTAGGTTTTTTAACTCACCAATTCCCAAGGGCAGCTTCTTCAAATACGGAGTATCCCTAATGTCAAAATGCCTCAACTTTTTGAGCTTTAGGAAGCTTTTAGGCAATGTACTCAAGCTCTTACAACCAAAAACGATCAATGTTTGTAAATTGTAAAGATTACCAACATTCTCTGGTAACTTTGAGATATTTGTTCGAGACAAATTAAGATACCTCAAGTGGTTCAAACTACAGATGGCATCCGGTACCTCACTTATGTTAAAACGCCTCAAAGAAAGAACCCGTAACAGTTTTAGCTGAGGAAGTAAGTCAACCAAAATTTTATTGGATATGTAAAACGTGTTCCAGCTTTGTTCTACCCCAACATATACAGCTAACAGTGTTCTCAAACTTCTTGCTCTTGGAAATGCCTCAAACTTCAGGAAACCTACATAGTCCTCACGCATAAATGACATATGTCGGTACTTGCCTAAAGCTTCCTCTGCCATCTCCGTCTGATTGTCAAACTTCAAAAAATATTCTCCAGCAACAAATGTGGCCAAGTCGTTCATGAGATCATGCATCACAAAAAACGATTCACCATTAGGTGCGGGTTGAAAAAAGGACCTTGATAGCAATTTCTCAAAATATTCCTGGCCCAACCGTTCTGGTGACTTGTCTGCAGTTGACTCGTTCAGATACCCTTCAGCTATCCATAATAATATCAACTCCTCCTTGTCAAACATAAAGTCCTTTGGGAACAAAGAGCAATATGCAAACAAGCGCTTCAAATCAGCAGAAAGATCATGGTAGCTTAGCCTTAGGGCTGGAACAATTGCATCAGCATTTTCTAAATCCCATATATTACTTTTCACCACGTCATCCCATTCTTCGCCCTGGGTTTTTGTTCTGAGTAACCTTCCAATTGCCTTTAAAGCTAAAGGCAAACCACCACACTTTTTCACAATACCTTCAGCTTGTGGTTTAAGTGTTTCGTGCGAATCAAAGTTATCTACATCTAATGCATGTAGAGCTAATAAAGACAAAGCATCTTCATGCGACAAACTCTCGAGATTGTCTACATGATTAAAACCTATCTTTTTAAGCAGATCCTGCTGGCGAGTTGTCATGATTACCCTACTTCCAGCAGCCCCAGAATGAAATGGACGCACTAGTATTTCCCAATCATCATAGTTTTGATTCCACACATCATCAAGTACTAGTAGAAATCGTTTGTCCTTAAATTGCTCTCTAAGAGCAATTTGAAGCTGATTTACATCTTTGAACTGTTTGTTTTCTGTAGCCACACATTCAAAGATGGTTTCACTTATTTTGAATACATCACACTCATCGGAAACACAAACCCAAGCCATGAGTTCAAAGTGATCTTTCACCCGCGTATCGTTATACAATATTCTAGCCAGAGTGGTCTTTCCCACTCCACCCAAACCAACTATGGGTAAGATACTAAACTTTTCCTTAGATGATTCACCTACTAACAACTGGTTGAGCAATTTCTTTTTCTCAACTTCTCTTCCAACAACATCACGTTCTGGCAAAGAGGTTTCGTTTCTTCTATTAGTATTAATTTTTGGCTTTTCACCTTTCACAATCAAACCAGGATTTTGTTTTTCTAGATGTTGTAACTTGGTGGTAATTCTGTCTAACTTGGGACTCAACCTATGGCTTAGTGAGAACTTTGTGCAGCAAGTTGGTATGAGTTTTCTTACCATGCTGGTGCTTGCTTCTGATTCCGGGGTCAGCTCACGATGCATAGCTTCGGTAGCCACCTCATCAAGTACGTCATCGATATCGTAAGCCAAATGTTGCAGACTATTGAGCCATAGTCTGACAGATTCATCAGTTATTTCCTTGTGAGAGGCATCATTAAGCAGAGCTTGGATCTGGGACAATGTGCTCCCCAATTGCTTGAGCTCTGAGTGGATATTCTGAGAGCGAGCATATTTCTTGAAAGCTTCATCGGCTAGCTTCTCAAAAATGACTTTGACGAgggcagcagcagcagcttcagccaTTGTTAACAGTGAAAACGTAAACTGGAAATTGGAATGAGAGTagtttttggtttggtttgtacGGTATGAATGTATGTAGGTAAATAAGATAAAATGAATGGAGATAATTTGGGAGTGGTTTATTTGAGACAAGATAGGAATGGAGACAAGAAAGAAGTCTTTTTAACGAATTATTTTATAATTCCTATTCATAATGGAGAATCTATTATTATCAAATGAACGTATTCATAATGGAGAATCTATTATTATCAAATGAAcgtatattattttatattaagGTGCCAGCACTAATTTTTAATAATTGAGTTTCTCTTAGAAAACAGTTTACTATTTTTCAAAATTGagttcttttatttaatttaaaattttggTTACTTTCTGTTGTCAATATCCTGTACTTGCATATGCTTATATATTGTACTCATTTATAGATAACTTCAAGTATCTCAAACTTTGATGTCTCAGTAATCATCATAAACCCCC
This genomic interval carries:
- the LOC110893159 gene encoding putative disease resistance RPP13-like protein 1, with protein sequence MAEAAAAALVKVIFEKLADEAFKKYARSQNIHSELKQLGSTLSQIQALLNDASHKEITDESVRLWLNSLQHLAYDIDDVLDEVATEAMHRELTPESEASTSMVRKLIPTCCTKFSLSHRLSPKLDRITTKLQHLEKQNPGLIVKGEKPKINTNRRNETSLPERDVVGREVEKKKLLNQLLVGESSKEKFSILPIVGLGGVGKTTLARILYNDTRVKDHFELMAWVCVSDECDVFKISETIFECVATENKQFKDVNQLQIALREQFKDKRFLLVLDDVWNQNYDDWEILVRPFHSGAAGSRVIMTTRQQDLLKKIGFNHVDNLESLSHEDALSLLALHALDVDNFDSHETLKPQAEGIVKKCGGLPLALKAIGRLLRTKTQGEEWDDVVKSNIWDLENADAIVPALRLSYHDLSADLKRLFAYCSLFPKDFMFDKEELILLWIAEGYLNESTADKSPERLGQEYFEKLLSRSFFQPAPNGESFFVMHDLMNDLATFVAGEYFLKFDNQTEMAEEALGKYRHMSFMREDYVGFLKFEAFPRARSLRTLLAVYVGVEQSWNTFYISNKILVDLLPQLKLLRVLSLRRFNISEVPDAICSLNHLRYLNLSRTNISKLPENVGNLYNLQTLIVFGCKSLSTLPKSFLKLKKLRHFDIRDTPYLKKLPLGIGELKNLQTLPKVIIGGDGDFAITKLKGLENLRGELSVEGLHKVQIPMHAREANLSQKRLTKLKMKWGNDSQRGSLEKEVLAELKPHTDTLKHFEVKYYGGVEFPGWVGDPTFHQLVHVSLKGCRKCTSLPPLGQLPSLKELLIQGMDDVKVISLELSRSTDVTFPSLEILRFVDMSSWEVWSTNSKVMFPCLRELQIRNCPNLSDVSLEALPSLRVLRIERCGESVLRSLVKAASSTTKLEIGSILGLTNEVWRGVTVNFGAVEELCIQICHEIRYLWESDAEASKVLVNLKELKVSYCKNLVSLGEKEEDEDNIGSNLILSSLRMLYIESCKSMERLCCPNSIESLVIQRSSVRDVSFPRATTTTGGGGQNLKSLYIWDCGNLKSINQLSNSTHLTSLSISECQNMELFSDLHQLSTLTSLNIIYYKSIESFSDLELSNLTRLRIAWCESIETFPNLHLPNLTDLGIEGCKNMKAFGDLQLPNLISWSTTDCENLESFPDLQLSKLTMLKEMDIRYCPMMDASFPRGLWPPNLCSLKIGGLKKPISEWGYQNFPASLVKLELRGEPDVRNFSQLSHFFPSSLTSLDIYEFHNLESVSRGLQHLTSLQHLTISRCPKVNDLPETLLPSLLSLTILYGCPKLKERCEGRGSHYWPLISHIPKIQIEWSCIIRWNSFHNVY